DNA sequence from the Cucurbita pepo subsp. pepo cultivar mu-cu-16 chromosome LG06, ASM280686v2, whole genome shotgun sequence genome:
CACATTACCGATCCCAATTCGGAGATACCACTTTCACTAAAGTGTTCGTCGGTGGGCTAGCTTGGGAGACGCCCACCGACGAAATGAGGAGATATTTTGAGCAATTTGGCGACATTCTTGAAGCTGTGATTATCACCGATAAGAACACCTCCAAATCTAAAGGATACGGCTTTGTAAGTTAGCCTCGtaattatttaagtttttgaGTTTCGGGGTGATTTATATCATTATTCAGGTAACGTTTCGAGACGCTGAATCTGCGAGAAGAGCTTGTGCTAATCCAAACCCGATGATCGATGGGAGACGAGCTAATTGTAACATTGCTGCAATGGGTCGGCCTCGGCCTTCGCCTCCACGAGGTCGGTATTTTAGTTTATCTCTATCGTTTTTACCAcgattgttgtttattcaaatttttgttttggtattCAGGACGAGGGCAGGGTGGCGTAAACCCCTATCAAGGAAGTACAATGCAGGCAGCACCATCTTATAGCGGAGTCCCGCCGCCGTTAAACCAGCCACCGCTTCCTCCGCTGCCCCCTGTCGTTTATTCACCATACGGGTCAGTCAAGTTATTCTCGAATTAGAAAGTTGGGTAGAAATCgtaaagattaaattgaaatcaaggattaaactaaatcaaatatgCGATTATTGATTAGATAAACAAAAGATTAAACGGGTTTAGAAATTGGGTATGAACAGAAATATATGGACCCACTGTTTGCTTGTCTTTGAAGTGTCAACCTCTGCATATCTCTAtgatagtatgatattgttcacttaaaaaaaaacgctCGAAATATACTCAATTATAAGTTACTTATCGCTCGATTTTCTACGTGGGTCTAGATTGATCTACGGTTTCatttggaaagaaagaaagggtgGTCACAATGGGTCAAAACCATTTATGTGATATCCCACAACGAAAGAAATCTGTcactagcagacgtgttttaaaaacctttttaaagggtgtgaaaatatATGGtaacggtgggcttaggcAGCGAGGTCAGCCCCACCGACCAATGGACAAACCCAAAACCAATACAACTGTAACACCAATCAATGTGTTTACAACTGTCCCAAAAACAAAACTGAGTCCCATTTGAGCTAAGGTTCTTCATAAAAAGAATAGAGATTTTCCACTAAGCAATTAATTCCCACCCCAACCCACttggttcttttttcttggCTTTGCAGATACCCAACATACACTCCTGATTATGGCTACCACCACCAGCACTACCAGCACCACCAAGTGAGCCAGCCTCCATTTCTCTTAAAATTATGCATTATTTTTCATTGCGGCATTTACTCAAACACTTGGCGTGCATGCGCGTCAAAAGTCACCATAAACCCTAACTAACTTATAAAAAGCATTGAATTTTAGCAACCACTGTACAACCCATATTTCTATGGCTATTCATTACAATCCCCCAGAGGAGCATTTCCCAGTCCTTCGCAGTCGCATCAGCCCCGTGTACCAGTTCCTCCTTATGTGTACTATCCTCCtcccgccgccgccgccgccgccgccgccgccgctcaGTTTGAAGGCTCCTTCAGctatcctcctcctcctcctctgaTACGACACCGTTTTGCCTCCACAGGTACGAATTTCTatctctttttataatttttggaattatatatgaacaataaaaaagaCATCTGACAGGAACAGACAAACAGATAaatagattattattattattattattaatataaggtaaaaaaataaaaaaataaaaataaaaatggggGCCATGTGGGTAAAGAGCTAAAGCCATGTGAGTGAGCTGTCTGGGCCAATGCAATTGTTGAAAGGAAATTGATGACAGAGTAGCATTTCATTATATAGACAGCTACGGCATTCCCCATGTGTGGTTCAGTTTCCAACCTATTACTATTATCAACCTCTTTCTCCCGGTATCCCCTTTCGATGTGATTGATAGTTTTGTATTTAGATCAGTCTTAGAGGTCACCCGACACGACCCCTCTTAGCCAATGTTCGAATTGGCTGATGATAAACTTACACGATATCTATGTCATGAATGTAAGCGTAAGATTTCGCTGAAAcactctctctagtagatgtgttttaaaaaccgtgagactgacggtcatatgtaacgagtcaaaacggacgatatttgctaacagtaggcttgagctgttacaaatggtatcagggtCAGACACCGAtcagtgtgtcagcgagaacgctggcccctaagaaagtggattgtgagatcccatatcagttgacGACTATACATTCAGCCttaaatgaacaatatctgctaatgatGAGATAGAACTATTACAGTAAAGNgcttgagctgttacaaatggtatcagggtCAGACACCGAtcagtgtgtcagcgagaacgctggcccctaagaaagtggattgtgagatcccatatcagttgacGACTATACATTCAGGCttaaatgaacaatatctgctaatgatGAGATAGAGCTATTACAGTAAAATtcggtaaaaataaaattttattattgattattatttcgGTAGCTGTGTCCAGTTGTCTTTCAAAATGGACCACTTCCAAATTCCATGCTACCAACCTTTTCTAAGAATCTCATCTACGCGCGTATACGGGTTTATAGTTGGACTTTTTCCGACTAACCCGATATTTGAGATTGGTTGGTCAGCTAGTCTCGACCTGACATAGTTCACAACCCAATCAAAAACACCCAGCTTTCTATTTTAGTTGGTCGGGTTgatctaacaaaaaaaaactccgACCCACGAACTAAACCTACAAAAACATTACCTAACCCTcaatttttatagttttagtTGAGTAGTTTAAGTTGTTTNTGTGTCCAGTTGTCTTTCAAAATGGACCACTTCCAAATTCCATCCTACCAACCTTTTCGTTTTGGGTTTGATTCAGAGATACACGAATTGGGTtgtaaaaaattttaagaatctCATCTACGCGCGTATACGGGTTTATAGTTGGAATTTTTCCGACTAACTCGATATTTGAGATTGGTTGGTCAGCTGATCTCGACCTGACATAGTTCACAACCCAATAAAAAACACCCAACTTTCTATTTTAGTTGGTCGGGTTGAtctaacgaaaaaaaaaactccgaCCTACGAACTAAACCTACAAAAACATTACCTAACCCTCCATTTTTATAGTTTAAGTTGTTGGAGTTTTATCGttaataaattacaataattaaattacgtTAATATTAATATGTATTAATGATGGGTTTCAGATTCACAGACATCTCAGCAAACTCCTCCAGAAGCTGAAGCTGTTACCTCTGAAACGTCAACCACCTGAgagaaaaattcataaaaaccaaaccaaaccaaaccaaaccgaACCGAATTATTGGTTCAAtttctcatgaaaaaaaaacccaaaaaaagaagaaaaaaaaggtggaGATAGAAAATTGTATAAAGTTGACTACTTGATCGATTTGACCGTCTTTTTCACCCattttttccacttttttttttttaattattattatttattccatattaattttgatggatTTTTTCATCCGCTTAATTGTACTCGAGTtaggattttaatttttattataatttaacgtGTCAGAGTGGAGATTtgaacatttaattttttagtcgAATATATATGCTAAAATTANTTTAACGTGTCAGAGTGGAGATTtgaacatttaattttttagtagaATATATATGCTAAAATTNATATAtgctaaaattaattaaataattcagAGATTTTTAATagagtattaatttttttatttaattaaaaaatattaaaaaatgtctttaattttataggaaaattattaatggCATATATTGATATAATATATCAAGAGTGAGTTAAAAGCTGTTTGGAATGCATAATGAGGGGTAAAAGCGTCAATATACTTTATCAATGCATGAGCAGCCCATGTTGGGACTCTTTCCCTTAAGGCCCAAGcccaactatttttaattaaaaacaaatatgaaaaagaataaaagtttcaaaaataaactaattttaaaaacgtttaaaaaaaatacgcgcgagttaacaaaatttttatggttacttttaatttttttgaaaaaaaaaataaaaaacaacctTGTCACCCGtacaaggttttaaaaatatgtctgaacttttaaaaataacattaaaaaattaagagataaTATATGGAGTGTCAATATTTGTGATTAATTTCGTAGtatgtaataaatattaaagtttgTAAAAGTAGAACGAGAATTGGAGATAtagatttaaataaacaaCAGGGCCGAGAAGGTTGGTTGGAGGTAAGGGTAGACGGGGAATATAATCTTAAATCTCGTATGGCTATTAGAGAAAATTCTATAGGTTCTTTCCCTAGTTTATTGGTCTCTGTTGATCCTCCACGATCAGACGAGCATCTCTAGCTGATCAAATGAGCATCTCTAGCTGGTATTGGTCGGTATGTATCCATATTTGGATCAAGGAGATTGAAGAAGCACTTCATGGATCAAATTATTGAGATTCCGGAAAGACGAACCGGTGTCGGGTGTCGCCGCCTCCGCCACGAGTTTCTTCCATTCCCCAGCTCTCTTCCTCATTTCTTTCCCTCCATGTCCCTCCATCAACTCCTTCACTTGCTCTTGAATATCTTCTCGTTTAACATTGGTGTCAATCTCCATTCCGATTCCCCACTCCGTGCAGCAATACCTGCAATTCGTTTGCTGCTCGGCGAAGAACGGCCAGCAAAGCATCGGAACTCCGCTTACTATGCTTTCCAACGTCGAATTCCATCCACTGTGCGTTAGAAACCCGCCGACCGCCGGGTGGTTTAGAACCTCCTCTTGTGGACACCAGTTCGTCAACATCCCTCTTTCCTTAGTCGCCTCCACGAACTCCGGTGGTAGCACCGCCGTCTCTCCCGCCACCAGATCCGGCCTAATGATCCATAAAAACATTTGCTCGCTGTTTGCCAGCCCCCAAGCGAATTCTTTCAGCTGATCTTCCGTCATCACCGTGATGCTGCCTGTTCCCAATGTAAACAAATTATTTCCGGGCGCTCGGGAGGGAGTTCCATATTGGGTAATTTAGAGAATGTCCTCCGAATTGGCATACAAAGTCGAGAGTGAACAATTTTATGCTATgatggaggttcgtgatttctaac
Encoded proteins:
- the LOC111796573 gene encoding RNA-binding protein 38-like; translation: MSYPHYRSQFGDTTFTKVFVGGLAWETPTDEMRRYFEQFGDILEAVIITDKNTSKSKGYGFVTFRDAESARRACANPNPMIDGRRANCNIAAMGRPRPSPPRGRGQGGVNPYQGSTMQAAPSYSGVPPPLNQPPLPPLPPVVYSPYGYPTYTPDYGYHHQHYQHHQQPLYNPYFYGYSLQSPRGAFPSPSQSHQPRVPVPPYVYYPPPAAAAAAAAAAQFEGSFSYPPPPPLIRHRFASTDSQTSQQTPPEAEAVTSETSTT